A portion of the Streptomyces platensis genome contains these proteins:
- a CDS encoding FG-GAP repeat domain-containing protein produces MGRRIAATAGLGLALLLSSCGLLSPSGDARPAAPHRASTLPRARPVPAGHGSRTAQDFNGDGHPDLVLDSLLARAGGHDDDPGIGIVYGSARGLAPATRELLTPARHAAPTAGTVPASFDAETACDLDRDGFSDLVVTTDPPYDGVGRPPVPVQLLFGSPHGLGAARAVKLRIPDRARFGNEWPDQPVCGDFDGDGAPDLAVTASGPRISYLRGPFTRSGAPKAAGAPVDIPGTALAPTAPLSSSDLDGNGADDLLVRAADPGRRARGRLALGGPRGPVRAGRGAYPPGYATVFGRFTRGARAVTSVTADTDGLLSVGGRPGSIRTGTGGIPTLAAGDVDHDGNLDLVVAGSRPALLSGTANGLSTTARRLPVPRLPGSGRPHSTVLALTDFDGDHRADLVLLTRRDGTHDKVTVLPGGPSGLAARPASSFTTADFRAP; encoded by the coding sequence ATGGGACGACGGATCGCCGCGACGGCGGGGCTGGGGCTGGCCCTCCTGCTCAGCTCCTGCGGGCTGCTCTCCCCTTCGGGCGACGCGCGTCCCGCCGCGCCGCACCGCGCCTCCACGCTGCCGCGGGCGCGCCCCGTGCCGGCCGGCCACGGCAGCCGGACCGCCCAGGACTTCAACGGCGACGGCCACCCCGATCTCGTCCTCGACAGCCTGCTCGCGCGGGCCGGCGGCCATGACGACGACCCGGGAATCGGCATCGTCTACGGCTCCGCGCGCGGACTCGCCCCGGCCACACGGGAGTTGCTCACCCCGGCCCGCCATGCCGCCCCCACAGCGGGCACCGTCCCCGCGTCCTTCGACGCCGAGACGGCTTGTGACCTCGACCGGGACGGCTTCAGCGATCTGGTCGTCACCACCGACCCGCCGTACGACGGCGTCGGCCGCCCGCCCGTCCCCGTCCAGCTCCTCTTCGGCTCACCGCACGGCCTCGGCGCCGCCCGCGCCGTGAAGCTCCGTATCCCGGACCGGGCGAGATTCGGCAACGAATGGCCCGACCAGCCGGTCTGCGGCGATTTCGACGGCGACGGCGCACCCGACCTGGCCGTCACCGCCTCCGGCCCCCGGATCAGCTATCTGCGCGGCCCGTTCACCCGCAGCGGTGCCCCCAAGGCGGCCGGCGCACCCGTCGACATCCCCGGGACCGCCCTCGCGCCGACCGCACCCCTGTCGTCGTCCGACCTCGACGGCAACGGCGCCGACGACCTCCTCGTACGGGCCGCCGACCCCGGCCGCCGGGCCCGCGGCCGGCTCGCCCTCGGCGGCCCCCGGGGCCCGGTCCGCGCGGGCCGGGGCGCCTACCCGCCCGGCTACGCCACGGTCTTCGGCCGCTTCACCAGGGGCGCCCGTGCGGTGACCTCCGTCACCGCCGACACCGATGGTCTGCTCTCCGTCGGCGGCCGCCCCGGCAGCATCCGTACCGGCACGGGCGGAATACCCACCCTCGCCGCCGGTGATGTGGACCACGACGGAAATCTGGATCTCGTCGTGGCCGGCAGCCGCCCCGCCCTGCTGAGCGGCACCGCGAACGGACTGTCCACGACCGCCCGCCGCCTGCCCGTGCCCCGCCTGCCCGGTTCGGGACGCCCGCACTCCACGGTCCTCGCCCTCACCGACTTCGACGGCGATCACCGCGCCGACCTCGTCCTGCTCACCCGGCGCGACGGCACCCACGACAAGGTGACGGTCCTGCCCGGCGGTCCGTCAGGACTCGCCGCGCGGCCCGCCTCCTCCTTCACCACGGCGGATTTCAGGGCTCCCTGA
- a CDS encoding GNAT family N-acetyltransferase: protein MNTDTGRATADDPSAFARPAARETPPAPPVRVRLALPTDAPAIAAVHQASRQATMPYLPPQRRTHEEVTRWIREIVLPQSHTLVAVRGTELLGYASLQGELLEQLYLRPDVRRAGIGSLLLAEVRRHRPDGLYLHVFQLNTGARAFYAHHGFRVVAVNDGSANMENLPDLTLRWTPAPGPVPPRGTP, encoded by the coding sequence ATGAACACAGACACGGGCAGGGCCACGGCCGACGATCCGAGCGCGTTCGCACGCCCCGCCGCACGCGAGACGCCGCCCGCCCCGCCCGTCAGGGTCCGGCTCGCCCTCCCCACCGATGCCCCCGCGATCGCCGCCGTCCACCAGGCATCACGGCAGGCCACCATGCCCTACCTGCCGCCCCAGCGCCGTACCCACGAGGAGGTCACCCGCTGGATACGGGAGATCGTGCTGCCGCAGAGTCACACCCTCGTCGCCGTCCGTGGCACGGAGCTCCTCGGCTATGCGTCCCTCCAGGGGGAACTGCTCGAACAGCTCTATCTCCGTCCCGATGTCCGGCGCGCGGGCATCGGCTCCCTTCTCCTCGCCGAGGTGCGACGGCACCGCCCCGACGGCCTGTACCTGCATGTCTTTCAACTCAACACCGGTGCAAGGGCGTTCTACGCCCACCACGGTTTCCGGGTCGTGGCCGTCAACGACGGCAGCGCCAACATGGAGAACCTGCCGGACCTCACCCTCCGCTGGACCCCGGCTCCCGGCCCCGTACCCCCTCGGGGCACCCCCTAG
- a CDS encoding Yip1 family protein has protein sequence MGRGRDARPAQNGQQGQQGQQAPYGQQGPYGQQPPSPPGQWQQAPQQFGGGPQGQPQPHGQHGEPEYFGDGGYQPQQSYAPYSNDNNPGHTQQFSVGDAPDAYGAPAGRYDGGSDEYGAGDTYRAGQTSAPPAGPRLHWKQLLPGIVLRPDATFWQMRDHQVWGPALIVTFIYGLLAVFGFDKAREDVLNSTLSNSIIWLLITAVMFIIGSLILGAVTHTMARQLGGDGAWQPTIGLAMLIMTISDAPRLLFAMFLGGDSTLVQVLGWLTWLATGYLLTSMVSKSHDLPWPKALGSAAIQLVALLALVKLGTL, from the coding sequence ATGGGTCGCGGACGGGATGCCCGCCCCGCGCAGAACGGACAGCAGGGACAGCAGGGGCAGCAGGCTCCGTACGGGCAGCAAGGGCCGTACGGGCAGCAGCCCCCCTCGCCCCCTGGGCAATGGCAGCAGGCACCGCAGCAGTTCGGCGGCGGGCCGCAGGGGCAGCCGCAGCCGCACGGGCAGCACGGCGAGCCCGAGTACTTCGGCGACGGCGGCTACCAACCCCAGCAGTCCTACGCACCGTATTCGAACGACAACAACCCTGGTCACACCCAGCAGTTCAGCGTCGGTGACGCCCCGGACGCCTACGGTGCGCCCGCCGGCCGGTACGACGGCGGCTCCGACGAGTACGGGGCGGGCGACACCTACCGCGCCGGCCAGACCAGCGCGCCCCCGGCCGGCCCCCGGCTGCACTGGAAGCAGCTGCTGCCCGGCATCGTGCTGCGCCCCGACGCCACGTTCTGGCAGATGCGGGACCACCAGGTCTGGGGCCCGGCGCTGATCGTCACCTTCATCTACGGCCTGCTCGCGGTCTTCGGCTTCGACAAGGCCCGCGAGGACGTGCTCAACTCCACGCTCTCCAACAGCATCATCTGGCTGCTGATCACCGCTGTGATGTTCATCATCGGCAGCCTGATCCTGGGCGCGGTCACCCACACCATGGCCCGCCAGCTGGGCGGTGACGGCGCCTGGCAGCCGACCATCGGCCTGGCCATGCTGATCATGACGATCTCGGATGCGCCGCGGCTGCTGTTCGCGATGTTCCTCGGCGGCGACAGCACCCTGGTCCAGGTCCTGGGCTGGCTGACCTGGCTCGCCACCGGCTATCTGCTCACCTCCATGGTCAGCAAGTCGCACGATCTTCCGTGGCCCAAGGCGCTCGGCTCCGCCGCGATCCAGCTGGTCGCGCTGCTCGCCCTGGTGAAGCTCGGCACGCTGTAG
- a CDS encoding ricin-type beta-trefoil lectin domain protein: protein MVCTVAVGGASAAPGAAGADGATAAKPLSDGLEKIRAREADRLYGDPGMRPLGERKTSLISLGDSEISGEGVGTYEPGTDGPDNWCHRSPDAAIHRTGIGAEVTYNAACSGAGSGNIVLGGSKQYADELVQSDSLAIAARNTRLKMVLLVAGANDDLQFGPVMTDCVTRWFLFQGTCEPKYQPGWQARVDGLVPKVERTVGDLRTVMRDAGYADGDYRLVVMSYPSPIGPDVEDNPRYPGKLPGGCTGYTSDAGWGRNAAVPAFEKGVRKAARDSGATYLDASRLFHGHEVCMEDTWARGLYVNLTNPFPPNSNSVRQSFHPNARGHGAFASCLTQLYAAGLREAACADPASTGQPKLYPEAWDDAYRPLKNAGTGSCVDATGGASRNGTVVGGWDCHGQRNQGWWYDPEQRSLHVELTQDRCLDVPGGRYAAGAGLVLWNCSGAGNQRFVRADGGTLRPAAVPSLCLTLAGAKEPLRLQSCDGSAGQRFA, encoded by the coding sequence ATGGTGTGCACCGTGGCGGTGGGTGGGGCGAGCGCTGCGCCCGGGGCCGCGGGTGCCGACGGTGCCACGGCCGCCAAGCCGCTGTCGGACGGGCTGGAGAAGATCCGGGCGCGGGAGGCGGACCGGCTCTACGGGGATCCGGGCATGCGGCCCCTCGGGGAGCGCAAGACCTCGTTGATCTCACTGGGGGACAGCGAGATCTCGGGCGAGGGCGTCGGGACGTACGAGCCGGGGACGGACGGGCCGGACAACTGGTGCCACCGGTCGCCGGACGCGGCGATCCACCGGACCGGGATCGGCGCGGAGGTCACGTACAACGCCGCCTGCTCGGGTGCGGGCAGCGGCAACATCGTGCTCGGCGGCAGCAAGCAGTACGCCGATGAGCTGGTGCAGAGCGACAGTCTCGCCATCGCGGCCCGTAACACCCGGCTGAAGATGGTGCTCCTGGTGGCCGGCGCCAATGACGATCTCCAATTCGGGCCGGTGATGACGGACTGCGTCACCCGGTGGTTCCTGTTCCAGGGGACCTGCGAGCCGAAGTACCAGCCGGGCTGGCAGGCGCGGGTCGACGGGCTTGTGCCGAAGGTCGAGCGGACGGTCGGTGATCTGCGGACCGTGATGCGGGACGCGGGGTACGCCGACGGCGACTACCGGCTCGTGGTGATGTCGTATCCGAGCCCGATCGGGCCGGATGTGGAGGACAACCCGCGGTATCCGGGGAAGCTGCCGGGCGGCTGCACGGGCTACACCTCCGATGCGGGCTGGGGGCGCAATGCCGCCGTGCCGGCGTTCGAGAAGGGGGTGCGGAAGGCCGCGCGGGACAGCGGCGCGACCTATCTGGACGCCTCGCGGCTGTTCCACGGGCACGAGGTCTGCATGGAGGACACCTGGGCCCGCGGGCTGTATGTGAACCTCACCAATCCCTTCCCGCCGAACTCGAATTCGGTGCGGCAGTCCTTCCACCCGAACGCCCGCGGGCACGGCGCGTTCGCGTCCTGTCTGACCCAGCTGTACGCGGCCGGGCTGCGCGAGGCGGCCTGTGCCGACCCGGCGAGCACCGGGCAGCCGAAGCTGTACCCGGAAGCCTGGGACGACGCGTACCGGCCGCTGAAGAACGCCGGGACGGGGAGCTGTGTGGATGCGACCGGGGGCGCCAGCCGTAATGGCACGGTGGTCGGCGGCTGGGACTGTCATGGTCAGCGCAACCAGGGCTGGTGGTACGACCCGGAGCAGCGGTCGCTGCATGTGGAGCTGACCCAGGACCGGTGTCTGGACGTGCCGGGCGGGCGGTATGCGGCCGGGGCCGGGCTGGTGCTGTGGAACTGCTCCGGCGCCGGTAACCAGCGGTTCGTACGGGCCGACGGCGGCACCCTCCGGCCGGCCGCCGTGCCGTCGCTGTGCCTGACCCTGGCCGGGGCCAAGGAGCCGCTGCGGTTGCAGAGCTGCGACGGGTCGGCCGGGCAGCGGTTCGCCTGA
- a CDS encoding phosphoribosyltransferase, with protein MSDVRENLTYERFGGAIRELAQTIADDGYEPDVVLSIARGGVFVAGGLAYALDCKNIHLVNVEFYTGVGTTLEMPVMLAPVPNAIDFSEKKVLIADDVADTGKTLKLVHDFCQGTVAEVRSAVIYEKPHSLVKCEYVWKRTDEWINFPWSVEPPVVRRAGQVLDA; from the coding sequence GTGAGTGACGTGCGGGAGAACCTGACGTACGAGCGGTTCGGCGGGGCGATCCGTGAGCTGGCGCAGACGATCGCGGATGACGGGTACGAGCCCGATGTCGTGCTGTCGATCGCCCGTGGCGGGGTGTTCGTCGCCGGGGGGCTGGCGTACGCGCTGGACTGCAAGAACATCCACCTGGTGAATGTGGAGTTCTACACCGGGGTGGGCACCACCCTGGAGATGCCGGTCATGCTGGCGCCGGTGCCGAACGCGATCGACTTCTCCGAGAAGAAGGTCCTGATCGCGGACGATGTCGCGGACACCGGCAAGACGCTGAAGCTGGTGCACGACTTCTGCCAGGGGACGGTGGCGGAGGTCCGCAGCGCGGTGATCTATGAGAAGCCGCACTCGCTGGTGAAGTGCGAGTACGTGTGGAAGCGCACGGACGAGTGGATCAACTTCCCGTGGAGCGTCGAGCCCCCGGTGGTGCGGCGCGCGGGGCAGGTGCTCGACGCCTGA
- the dcd gene encoding dCTP deaminase, with protein sequence MLLSDKDIRAEIDAGRVRIDPYEESMVQPSSIDVRLDRYFRVFENHRYPHIDPAVEQQDLTREVVPEGEEAFILHPGEFVLASTYEVITLPDDLASRLEGKSSLGRLGLLTHSTAGFIDPGFSGHVTLELSNVATLPIKLWPGMKIGQLCMFRLTSPTEHPYGSEKYGSRYQGQRGPTPSRSFKNFHRTQV encoded by the coding sequence GTGCTTCTCTCAGACAAGGACATCCGGGCCGAGATCGATGCCGGCCGGGTGCGCATCGACCCCTACGAAGAGTCGATGGTGCAGCCGTCCAGCATCGACGTACGCCTCGACCGCTACTTCCGGGTGTTCGAGAACCACCGCTACCCGCACATCGACCCCGCCGTCGAGCAGCAGGACCTGACCCGTGAGGTCGTGCCCGAGGGCGAAGAGGCGTTCATCCTGCACCCGGGTGAGTTCGTGCTCGCCTCGACGTACGAGGTCATCACGCTGCCCGATGATCTCGCGTCCCGGCTCGAGGGGAAGAGCTCGCTGGGGCGGCTGGGGCTGCTGACGCATTCGACCGCCGGTTTCATCGACCCGGGGTTCAGCGGCCATGTGACGCTGGAGCTGAGCAATGTCGCCACGCTGCCGATCAAGCTGTGGCCGGGCATGAAGATCGGGCAGCTGTGCATGTTCCGGCTGACCTCGCCGACCGAGCACCCGTACGGCAGTGAGAAGTACGGCTCCCGCTACCAGGGGCAGCGCGGTCCGACGCCGTCCCGGTCGTTCAAGAACTTCCACCGCACGCAGGTATGA
- a CDS encoding helix-turn-helix domain-containing protein — translation MAGSELALGKTIAKARRRKGWPQRDLAALIDRSESWVSQVERDVIPVNSLDVLRQISDALDISLSDLLAAAPPGPAPVLERQWEVAGGLDQMVRAARVKGAEQPNGGSGGAEVVRGA, via the coding sequence GTGGCGGGAAGTGAACTCGCACTCGGTAAGACGATCGCCAAGGCGCGCAGGCGCAAGGGATGGCCGCAGCGGGACCTGGCCGCGCTGATCGACCGGTCGGAGAGCTGGGTGTCTCAGGTCGAGCGGGACGTCATCCCGGTCAACAGCCTGGATGTACTCCGTCAGATCTCTGATGCCTTGGATATCTCCCTGTCCGACCTTCTCGCTGCTGCGCCGCCCGGGCCGGCGCCGGTTCTTGAAAGGCAGTGGGAGGTTGCCGGAGGGCTCGATCAGATGGTGCGGGCCGCTCGGGTGAAGGGCGCTGAGCAGCCCAACGGGGGGTCAGGTGGGGCGGAGGTGGTGCGCGGCGCCTGA
- a CDS encoding isopeptide-forming domain-containing fimbrial protein, with protein sequence MATPPAPLRVALVNGSFEQPTVTGVEILPDASQTQTSKWVPGWLTTASDHKIELWQSGFNGVPSADGAQFAELNANEVSTLYQDLPTTPGTKLYWRLYHRGRLGDDTMALDIGAPGTTMEQKRFTDGTTAWGYYTGTYTVPAGQTLTRFAFRSISAAGGNRGIGNFLDGIFFGTAPYVVLDKTAIPAGPLDVGDVVTYRITAKNEGGGAAEKLVLSDAIPAGTTYLPGSLRIVDGPNTGAKTDAQGDDQASYDAQANTVTFQLGNGATGSAGGSLPNTETLPTGTTVEYRVTIDRASGGKQISNTAAASYENQLGDTPEPLTSTSNEQITQVKPAADLTVTKSADETTVTVGQTVTYRVTVHNAGPNQATGVTVTDQLPDGLTFLSADATSGSYDPATGQWAVGDLAAGATATLVLRAKATTAGLISNTATATSNEKDPDPTNNTDTVAVCVEPAPSCCDPCSPRK encoded by the coding sequence ATGGCCACACCTCCTGCTCCGCTCCGGGTCGCCCTGGTCAACGGCAGCTTCGAACAGCCCACCGTGACAGGCGTGGAGATCCTGCCGGACGCCTCACAGACGCAGACGTCCAAGTGGGTCCCGGGCTGGCTCACCACCGCCTCCGACCACAAGATCGAGCTGTGGCAGTCGGGCTTCAACGGTGTGCCGTCAGCCGACGGCGCCCAGTTCGCGGAGCTCAACGCGAATGAGGTCTCCACGCTCTATCAGGACCTGCCGACCACGCCCGGCACGAAGCTGTACTGGCGGCTGTACCACCGTGGCCGCCTGGGGGACGACACCATGGCGCTGGACATCGGCGCGCCGGGCACCACGATGGAGCAGAAGCGCTTCACCGACGGCACCACCGCCTGGGGCTACTACACAGGAACCTATACCGTCCCGGCGGGCCAGACACTGACTCGCTTCGCCTTCCGGTCCATCTCCGCCGCCGGCGGCAACCGCGGCATCGGCAACTTCCTCGACGGCATCTTCTTCGGCACCGCCCCTTATGTAGTGCTCGACAAGACCGCGATTCCTGCGGGGCCGCTGGACGTGGGCGACGTCGTCACCTACCGCATCACCGCCAAGAACGAGGGCGGCGGCGCTGCCGAGAAGCTCGTCCTGTCCGACGCCATCCCGGCAGGCACCACGTACCTGCCCGGTTCCCTGCGCATCGTCGACGGTCCGAATACCGGCGCGAAAACCGATGCGCAAGGCGACGACCAGGCGTCCTACGACGCCCAAGCCAATACAGTCACCTTCCAACTCGGCAACGGCGCCACCGGCTCGGCAGGCGGCAGCCTGCCGAACACCGAGACCCTGCCGACAGGAACCACGGTGGAATACCGGGTCACCATCGACCGGGCCAGCGGCGGCAAGCAGATCAGCAACACCGCGGCCGCCTCCTACGAGAACCAGCTCGGCGATACACCGGAGCCATTGACGTCCACGTCCAACGAGCAGATCACGCAGGTCAAGCCGGCCGCCGACCTGACCGTGACGAAGTCGGCCGACGAGACCACCGTCACCGTCGGACAGACCGTGACCTACCGGGTCACCGTGCACAACGCCGGTCCGAATCAGGCCACCGGCGTCACCGTCACCGACCAGCTCCCGGACGGCCTCACCTTCCTGTCCGCCGACGCCACGTCCGGAAGCTACGACCCGGCTACCGGCCAGTGGGCCGTGGGTGACTTGGCTGCGGGCGCCACGGCCACCCTCGTGCTCCGGGCCAAGGCCACCACGGCCGGCCTGATCAGCAACACCGCCACAGCCACCAGCAACGAAAAGGACCCCGACCCCACCAACAACACCGACACCGTTGCCGTATGCGTCGAACCGGCACCGTCCTGCTGCGACCCCTGCTCCCCCCGGAAGTAG
- a CDS encoding serine hydrolase domain-containing protein: MPLPRPVRRRTRVAATATAVLLSLTAAAVPARAATAPAPGAHAAGTTAHPGHLDHKALDKKLAALHTAGMYGSYAAVREGRDEWRGAAGVADIATNRPVGPQMRQRVGSITKAFTSVAVLQQVGAGRIDLDAPIARYLPDLVPGERGRQITVRMLLNHTSGIADYIPGAFPSLLKGSTESIDANRYRHFDPEELVRFGLQAAPTGKPGEKWSYANTNYVIAGMLLQKVTGENPQEYITRNVIRKAGLKHTYFPASARISGPHSKMYESFYGLISPARDYSTYDLSWAGTAGALVATMEDVNDFYRVLLTGKLLAPAELRQMQTTVEAKDEKGDVLMHYGLGIGAIDTVCGRFWGHTGSVWGAETVTYSTPDGKRQMTIGFNRAKYQQVDATGHVKPGPIDAAIGAFQAKAMCDNDAPARPGTKPGPSAPPAAPAPKTLAEQPVPLTQPRALVLPGR; encoded by the coding sequence ATGCCCTTGCCCCGCCCGGTCCGCCGTCGTACCCGGGTCGCCGCTACCGCCACGGCCGTTCTGCTCTCGCTGACGGCAGCGGCGGTGCCCGCACGGGCCGCAACCGCCCCCGCGCCCGGCGCCCACGCCGCGGGAACGACGGCCCACCCGGGCCATCTCGACCACAAGGCACTGGACAAGAAGCTGGCGGCGCTGCACACAGCAGGTATGTACGGCAGTTACGCGGCCGTCCGGGAGGGCCGGGACGAATGGCGGGGCGCGGCCGGTGTCGCCGACATCGCCACCAACCGTCCGGTCGGGCCCCAGATGCGGCAGCGCGTGGGCAGCATCACCAAGGCGTTCACCTCCGTCGCCGTACTACAGCAGGTCGGCGCGGGCCGGATCGATCTGGACGCCCCCATCGCCCGCTACCTCCCCGACCTCGTCCCCGGTGAACGCGGCCGGCAGATCACCGTCCGCATGCTGCTCAACCACACGAGCGGCATCGCCGATTACATACCTGGCGCCTTTCCCTCCCTCCTCAAAGGGAGCACCGAGAGCATCGACGCCAACCGTTACCGGCACTTCGACCCCGAGGAACTGGTCCGCTTCGGCCTGCAGGCGGCACCCACGGGCAAGCCCGGCGAGAAGTGGTCCTACGCCAACACCAATTACGTCATCGCGGGGATGCTGCTGCAGAAGGTCACCGGCGAGAATCCTCAGGAGTACATCACCCGCAACGTCATCCGTAAGGCCGGGCTGAAGCACACCTACTTCCCGGCCTCCGCACGGATATCCGGGCCGCACTCCAAGATGTACGAATCCTTCTACGGGCTGATCAGCCCGGCCCGCGACTACAGCACGTACGACCTGTCCTGGGCCGGCACCGCCGGGGCGCTGGTCGCGACAATGGAGGACGTGAACGACTTCTACCGGGTGCTGCTGACCGGCAAGCTGCTCGCCCCCGCCGAACTCCGCCAGATGCAGACCACCGTCGAGGCCAAGGACGAAAAGGGCGATGTGCTGATGCACTACGGCCTCGGCATCGGCGCGATCGACACCGTGTGCGGGCGCTTCTGGGGACACACCGGCTCGGTATGGGGCGCCGAGACGGTGACGTACTCGACGCCCGACGGCAAGCGCCAGATGACGATCGGGTTCAACCGCGCCAAGTACCAGCAGGTCGACGCGACGGGGCACGTCAAGCCGGGGCCGATCGACGCCGCGATCGGAGCCTTCCAGGCGAAGGCGATGTGCGACAACGATGCGCCCGCCCGGCCGGGCACCAAACCGGGACCGTCCGCGCCCCCGGCTGCACCCGCACCGAAGACTCTCGCGGAGCAGCCCGTCCCGCTCACCCAGCCGCGGGCTCTGGTGTTGCCGGGCCGCTGA
- a CDS encoding ABC transporter ATP-binding protein gives MDGTATDDPMLAVKGLRYEIADRVLLDGVDLRVSAGESAAVVGPSGSGKSTLLGCVLGLIRPSAGSVQVAGSDIVKMRQRTLERHRSRHMGVVFQFGELLPELTPVENVALAALLGGTGSHQAYQRAEELLNELAVPYQGVPTSRLSGGERQRTAVARALINEPAVLLADEPTGALDAATRDSVADVLFTVPERRGCALVVVTHDAEVADRADHCWELKDATLVQRVPGVLS, from the coding sequence ATGGACGGCACAGCAACGGACGATCCGATGCTGGCAGTAAAAGGTCTTCGGTACGAGATCGCTGACCGCGTGCTGCTCGACGGTGTGGACCTACGGGTGTCCGCAGGGGAGTCGGCCGCGGTGGTGGGGCCAAGCGGGAGTGGCAAGAGCACGCTGCTCGGCTGCGTTCTGGGGCTGATCCGACCGTCGGCGGGATCGGTGCAGGTAGCCGGTTCAGACATCGTCAAGATGCGACAACGGACGTTGGAGCGGCATCGCAGCAGGCACATGGGAGTGGTATTCCAGTTCGGGGAGCTGTTACCTGAACTGACCCCGGTGGAGAACGTCGCGTTGGCGGCTCTACTGGGCGGGACCGGGTCCCATCAGGCGTACCAGCGCGCCGAGGAACTGCTGAACGAACTCGCTGTGCCGTACCAGGGAGTGCCTACCAGCCGGCTCTCCGGCGGAGAGCGGCAGCGCACCGCGGTCGCGCGAGCTCTGATCAATGAACCGGCCGTACTGCTGGCCGACGAGCCGACCGGGGCACTTGATGCCGCCACCCGCGACAGCGTTGCCGACGTGCTGTTCACGGTACCCGAACGCCGTGGCTGTGCCCTGGTCGTGGTCACTCATGATGCCGAGGTGGCCGACCGGGCAGACCATTGCTGGGAACTCAAGGACGCCACGCTCGTGCAGCGTGTTCCGGGAGTTCTGTCATGA
- a CDS encoding iron transporter, whose protein sequence is MPGFRTPLRSLSRAVPLALALTACGGADSGHSPAKGQAKETAPAGVAHQYTVLKAEIAANGGEARAGAYRIGYVVEAAEPWFHSAHGGHGKLVSRAPAKGETHHIEIIPREAKTGRIVPDVPIRLEVVDSKGKAVQAQDLNFYYAEFFHYANNFSIPQAGKYTLRVTLQPPTFLRHGASGEQPALSEKTTATFRNVELKAAS, encoded by the coding sequence ATGCCCGGGTTCCGTACCCCGCTGCGTTCGCTCTCTCGGGCCGTCCCGCTCGCCCTCGCCCTCACTGCCTGCGGTGGCGCCGATTCCGGCCACAGCCCCGCCAAGGGCCAGGCGAAGGAGACCGCACCGGCCGGGGTGGCGCACCAGTACACCGTGCTGAAGGCGGAGATCGCGGCGAACGGCGGTGAGGCCCGCGCCGGCGCGTACCGCATCGGCTACGTCGTCGAGGCGGCCGAGCCCTGGTTCCACTCCGCGCACGGTGGGCACGGGAAGCTGGTCAGCCGTGCCCCGGCCAAGGGCGAGACCCACCACATCGAGATCATCCCGAGGGAGGCGAAGACCGGCCGGATCGTCCCTGACGTGCCGATCCGCCTGGAGGTCGTCGACAGCAAGGGTAAGGCCGTCCAGGCGCAGGACCTGAACTTCTACTACGCCGAGTTCTTCCACTACGCCAACAACTTCTCCATCCCCCAGGCCGGCAAGTACACCCTGCGCGTCACGCTCCAGCCGCCGACCTTCCTGCGGCACGGCGCCAGTGGCGAGCAGCCCGCGCTCAGCGAGAAGACCACCGCCACGTTCCGCAACGTGGAACTCAAGGCGGCGAGCTGA
- a CDS encoding cupredoxin domain-containing protein: MPSRLTRTATMTLLTMSPLALLAACAGKSGSGGSGAKSGAIRVQATDDTCKLSRTSAPAGPVSFKVVNEGSRITEFYLYAPDGKVAGEVEGIGPGTSRTMTVKTDKAGSYATACKPGMVGNGIRGDFTVTGKKEQRHS; this comes from the coding sequence ATGCCCTCTCGCCTGACCCGGACCGCCACCATGACCCTCCTCACTATGAGCCCGCTCGCCCTGCTGGCCGCCTGCGCGGGGAAGAGCGGCAGCGGCGGCAGCGGCGCGAAGTCGGGAGCCATCAGGGTCCAGGCCACGGATGACACCTGCAAGCTGTCCCGTACATCCGCACCGGCGGGGCCCGTCTCCTTCAAGGTCGTCAACGAGGGCAGCAGGATCACCGAGTTCTACCTCTACGCCCCGGACGGCAAGGTGGCCGGCGAGGTCGAGGGCATCGGCCCCGGCACGTCCCGCACCATGACCGTGAAGACCGACAAGGCGGGCTCCTACGCCACGGCCTGCAAGCCCGGCATGGTCGGCAACGGCATCCGGGGCGACTTCACCGTGACGGGGAAGAAGGAGCAGCGGCACAGCTGA